A genomic stretch from Coffea arabica cultivar ET-39 chromosome 10c, Coffea Arabica ET-39 HiFi, whole genome shotgun sequence includes:
- the LOC113713459 gene encoding zinc-finger homeodomain protein 2-like, whose amino-acid sequence MALAGEDKEMRIPSGSLGYDPLENLEHSTATHHNHHIQHPEDQLIHQEKSSRGPGATAAALSSGGSKSKTPTPTAGRSHSTSSTRYRECLKNHAASIGGNVTDGCGEFMPSGEEGTLEAFKCAACHCHRNFHRKESSGDGAIVVHQLPLPPPLPSPSMNQHRGESMNVHANHWTTMVQPVKMAFGGGSASAATDSSSEELNFNAYQSTSVPPPPQFVLAKKRFRTKFSQEQKDKMLAFAEKLGWRIPREDDTEVQRFCSEVGVKRQVFKVWMHNNKNSAKKNPQES is encoded by the coding sequence ATGGCTCTAGCTGGTGAGGATAAGGAAATGAGAATACCATCAGGTTCTTTAGGTTATGACCCACTTGAAAACCTAGAGCATAGCACCGCCACCCATCATAACCATCATATTCAGCATCCCGAAGACCAGCTGATTCACCAAGAGAAATCTTCCCGAGGCCCCGGTGCAACTGCAGCTGCACTGAGTTCAGGTGGATCTAAATCCAAAACTCCAACTCCCACAGCTGGAAGAAGTCATAGCACTAGTAGTACTAGATACCGCGAATGCCTCAAGAACCACGCTGCTAGCATTGGCGGAAATGTTACAGATGGTTGCGGAGAATTCATGCCCAGCGGTGAAGAAGGAACCCTCGAGGCCTTCAAGTGCGCTGCTTGTCACTGCCACCGCAACTTCCACCGCAAAGAATCCAGTGGAGACGGTGCAATTGTGGTGCACCAGCTCCCACTTCCGCCGCCGCTGCCCTCTCCGTCCATGAACCAACATCGTGGGGAGTCCATGAACGTGCACGCTAACCACTGGACTACTATGGTTCAGCCAGTGAAGATGGCTTTTGGAGGTGGGAGTGCAAGTGCAGCCACAGATTCTTCAAGTGAGGAGCTGAATTTCAACGCCTACCAGTCAACATCAGTTCCTCCACCCCCGCAATTTGTTCTTGCAAAGAAGAGGTTTCGGACTAAGTTTTCTCAGGAGCAGAAGGATAAGATGCTGGCATTTGCCGAGAAGCTCGGATGGAGGATTCCAAGGGAAGATGATACTGAAGTGCAAAGGTTTTGCAGTGAGGTTGGAGTGAAAAGACAAGTTTTTAAGGTTTGGATGCACAACAACAAGAATTCTGCCAAAAAGAACCCTCAAGAATCATAA
- the LOC113713445 gene encoding protein RADIALIS-like 3 isoform X1: MASSSMTSSRSSSQSWTAKQNKQFEEALATYDKDTPDRWYNIARAVGGKSEEEVRRHYEVLVKDIMQIESDQVPLPNYRSMASNGRGYANEQRLLKNLKLQ; encoded by the exons ATGGCATCCAGTTCCATGACATCTTCGCGCAGCTCTTCTCAGTCCTGGACTGCAAAGCAGAACAAGCAATTTGAGGAGGCCTTGGCTACCTATGACAAGGACACTCCTGATCGCTGGTATAACATCGCCAGGGCCGTGGGTGGAAAATCAGAAGAGGAAGTCAGGAGGCACTATGAGGTCCTTGTAAAGGACATCATGCAAATAGAATCAGACCAAGTTCCCTTGCCTAACTACAGGTCCATGGCAAGCAATGGCAGAGGATATGCTAACGAGCAGAG GCTTTTGAAGAATCTAAAGCTACAGTAG
- the LOC113713445 gene encoding protein RADIALIS-like 3 isoform X2: MASSSMTSSRSSSQSWTAKQNKQFEEALATYDKDTPDRWYNIARAVGGKSEEEVRRHYEVLVKDIMQIESDQVPLPNYRSMASNGRGYANEQR; encoded by the coding sequence ATGGCATCCAGTTCCATGACATCTTCGCGCAGCTCTTCTCAGTCCTGGACTGCAAAGCAGAACAAGCAATTTGAGGAGGCCTTGGCTACCTATGACAAGGACACTCCTGATCGCTGGTATAACATCGCCAGGGCCGTGGGTGGAAAATCAGAAGAGGAAGTCAGGAGGCACTATGAGGTCCTTGTAAAGGACATCATGCAAATAGAATCAGACCAAGTTCCCTTGCCTAACTACAGGTCCATGGCAAGCAATGGCAGAGGATATGCTAACGAGCAGAGGTAA
- the LOC140016191 gene encoding F-box protein At5g49610-like, with translation MKEADRIELGNLCPEVVDSIFSRIPLKSLAKLKSVSKTWCNFIEHFRRRNPPTTASGLTIVLKNLNRNLRNPEFQESTFLRTQEGQQGFFSTHACIKGNFPVRLINSCKGLLLYAANDGLSWAYYVCSPFLDQCLALPRAHSITRLACASLALDGSSKENFRVLCFFLKEIDFVRGTIGCKIFSSATWDWREFQATILNTDLMLKRDFDVAHLFGPSVFCRGRLYWIWSLCMLVYDNEAEFFKLIPLPSKAEEGNYGRPLDMLSQLLWESDGSIYFCYQMNERLCIYKFIGDDEVMDQEHGRYSSMEGCCMWQFSHFVTLKEFLWQEFYGTVNGEVKKLRAKCGIKPCGFNQDLQLLYLHVPPGTIVAYSLETRELEQVWACGEFKGNYAIEKILPFLFKSVNLFV, from the coding sequence ATGAAAGAAGCCGATAGAATTGAGTTAGGAAATCTTTGTCCTGAAGTAGTAGACTCCATCTTCTCAAGAATCCCTCTCAAATCTCTGGCAAAATTGAAGTCAGTTTCCAAGACATGGTGCAATTTCATTGAACACTTCCGCCGTCGCAACCCTCCCACCACTGCCTCAGGCCTCACAATCGTCCTCAAAAACCTCAACCGAAACCTCCGCAATCCAGAGTTTCAAGAATCAACCTTCCTCAGAACCCAAGAAGGCCAACAGGGATTCTTTTCTACTCATGCGTGCATCAAAGGCAACTTTCCCGTCCGCTTGATCAATTCATGCAAAGGCTTACTCCTCTACGCCGCAAATGATGGTCTTTCTTGGGCTTACTACGTCTGTAGCCCTTTTCTTGATCAGTGTTTAGCCCTTCCTCGAGCCCACAGCATCACAAGACTCGCTTGTGCAAGCCTTGCTTTAGATGGATCATCCAAAGAAAACTTCAGGGTTCTCTGTTTTTTCTTGAAAGAAATTGATTTTGTTCGAGGCACAATTGGCTGCAAGATTTTCTCGTCAGCAACGTGGGATTGGAGAGAATTTCAAGCAACAATTTTGAACACCGACCTTATGCTGAAAAGGGATTTCGATGTAGCACATTTATTTGGCCCTAGCGTCTTCTGCAGGGGAAGATTGTATTGGATATGGAGTCTATGCATGCTGGTGTATGATAACGAGGCAGAGTTCTTCAAGCTCATCCCATTGCCATCAAAGGCCGAGGAGGGTAATTATGGGAGACCATTAGACATGCTTTCTCAACTCTTGTGGGAATCAGATGGAAGCATatatttttgttatcaaatgaaCGAGAGGCTTTGCATATACAAATTCATTGGCGACGATGAAGTTATGGACCAAGAACATGGTCGTTACAGCAGCATGGAGGGCTGTTGCATGTGGCAGTTCAGTCATTTTGTGACGTTGAAGGAATTTCTATGGCAAGAATTTTATGGGACGGTCAATGGCGAGGTAAAGAAATTGAGGGCTAAATGCGGAATTAAGCCTTGCGGTTTCAATCAAGACTTGCAATTGCTGTATCTGCACGTTCCTCCTGGAACAATTGTAGCATACAGCTTGGAGACTCGAGAATTGGAACAGGTTTGGGCTTGTGGTGAGTTTAAAGGGAACTATGCAATCGAGAAAATTCTGCCCTTTTTATTCAAATCTGTGAATTTGTTTGTGTGA
- the LOC113714966 gene encoding uncharacterized protein — MAIHFTITSSNSPLRYTSTMHFENYDPCFPDQPVVDLYLQIWGKLPAFKSKPAFIWAEDDSASSGTGASTCSAITYQQLNNSADCISSQLLLPLQRGDTVVLMCAPGLELVEIIFGCQRAGLLSVPVVPPDPSFAEDNYHHLVRVISQTKPKAAIANHCYIERVKQYKSSPSTNKQLSEWLQKLSWISIEAIKDKKLDLHSNSVPYSGCKAEEVYLIQYTSGATGIPKPVLVTAGAAAHNVRAARKAYDLHPNSVIVSWLPQYHDCGLMFLLLTVVSGATSVLTSPATFLKRPRIWLELITFFRATCTPVPSFTLPLVLKRGGVARGTIPINLESMKNLIVINEPIYKDAVEEFIQVFRRFGLNPSAISPSYGLAENCTFVSTAWRIGRNNNLPTHNKLLPSARLISFDKDEEEDIEILVVNEETQEPVEDGTEGEIWISSPSNASGYLGHPSLSREVFNGMLSKRVGRCYVRTGDRGVVIGDDRYLFVTGRISDIIKLPNGQELHPHYIETAAYNSHPKILRGGCIAAFMVSGTLAIVAEIQNFERERRAMRNICEGIRKSIMEEESVAVGLIVLAESGSVPKTTSGKIRRWLAKENLIRAKIRTIMQMELKEENCDLAVSKKINHSREEGKGETCKLKGKGEVVAEHKLGGIILSLSEAPTKGPLLSSL, encoded by the coding sequence ATGGCAATTCATTTCACCATCAcctcatcaaattctccactaaGATATACTAGCACAATGCACTTCGAGAACTACGATCCTTGTTTCCCTGATCAGCCAGTGGTTGATCTTTACCTCCAAATATGGGGAAAATTGCCAGCTTTCAAGTCCAAACCAGCTTTCATATGGGCCGAAGATGATTCAGCTTCTTCAGGCACCGGGGCTAGCACTTGCTCAGCCATCACCTATCAGCAGCTGAACAATTCAGCGGATTGCATTTCCTCCCAGCTGTTACTTCCGCTGCAAAGGGGTGATACTGTGGTTTTGATGTGTGCTCCAGGACTGGAACTCGTAGAGATCATTTTTGGGTGTCAAAGAGCTGGCCTTTTGTCTGTTCCTGTTGTCCCTCCAGACCCGTCTTTTGCTGAAGATAATTATCACCACCTCGTCAGAGTTATATCCCAGACAAAGCCTAAAGCTGCCATTGCAAATCATTGTTATATCGAGCGCGTTAAGCAGTATAAATCTTCACCTTCGACCAATAAACAACTCTCTGAGTGGTTGCAGAAGCTTAGCTGGATTTCAATTGAGGCTATTAAAGACAAGAAACTGGACCTGCACTCGAATTCAGTACCGTACAGCGGTTGCAAAGCTGAAGAGGTGTACCTGATTCAGTACACTTCTGGTGCCACAggaattccaaaaccagttctTGTAACCGCGGGTGCAGCTGCTCACAATGTTAGAGCAGCAAGGAAAGCTTATGATCTGCATCCCAATAGCGTTATTGTTTCTTGGTTGCCTCAGTACCATGATTGTGGCCTCATGTTCTTGCTACTTACCGTAGTGTCAGGAGCAACCAGTGTCTTAACATCGCCAGCTACATTCTTAAAACGGCCCCGAATATGGCTCGAGTTGATTACCTTTTTCAGGGCAACTTGCACTCCCGTTCCCTCTTTCACATTACCTCTTGTTCTTAAGCGAGGTGGGGTTGCTCGGGGAACAATTCCTATAaacttggaaagcatgaagaaCTTAATTGTCATCAATGAGCCAATATACAAAGATGCTGTTGAAGAATTCATTCAAGTATTTAGGAGATTTGGGCTGAATCCATCAGCCATCTCTCCATCTTATGGCTTAGCAGAGAATTGCACGTTCGTTTCTACGGCATGGAGAATCGGCAGAAATAACAATTTGCCAACTCACAATAAGCTCTTACCTAGTGCGAGGCTCATTTCTTTTGACAAAGATGAGGAAGAAGATATTGAAATTCTAGTTGTCAATGAAGAAACGCAAGAGCCTGTCGAGGATGGAACAGAAGGTGAGATATGGATATCATCTCCGAGCAATGCCTCTGGCTACCTTGGCCATCCTTCTCTGAGTAGAGAGGTATTCAATGGGATGCTCAGCAAGAGAGTGGGGCGGTGCTATGTCCGAACTGGAGATAGAGGAGTTGTCATTGGAGATGATAGGTATTTATTCGTGACAGGTCGAATTTCAGACATCATTAAACTCCCAAATGGTCAAGAATTGCATCCTCATTACATAGAAACTGCAGCTTACAACAGTCATCCGAAAATACTCCGAGGAGGCTGTATTGCAGCATTTATGGTTTCAGGAACTCTAGCTATTGTTGCAgagattcaaaattttgaaagagaACGAAGAGCTATGAGGAACATATGTGAAGGGATAAGGAAATCTATCATGGAAGAAGAGAGCGTAGCAGTTGGACTGATCGTTCTTGCTGAAAGTGGAAGTGTTCCAAAGACTACTTCTGGCAAAATACGGAGATGGTTAGCTAAGGAGAACCTGATAAGGGCCAAAATTCGTACAATAATGCAGATGGAATTAAAAGAGGAAAATTGTGATTTAGCAGTTAGCAAGAAGATAAATCATTCAAGAGAAGAAGGGAAGGGAGAAACATGCAAACTTAAGGGGAAGGGTGAGGTTGTAGCAGAGCACAAGCTAGGAGGGATCATCCTTTCGCTATCAGAAGCTCCAACTAAAGGACCCTTGCTATCTTCTCTATAG